The following are encoded together in the Xanthomonas sacchari genome:
- a CDS encoding OmpA family protein, producing the protein MSKLLSILLSTVLLGGYSAAACSSSLDLYGAFFKAGHPIKGETIDEAVTGADQIANLNRSVELIKRYPDVRFEIAGHTDQYECSGQECRYLAQRRALLLYRFLLAAGVDPLCVIALTEYGTTRPIAGKREENSLNQRAELNVDIEP; encoded by the coding sequence ATGTCCAAGCTCCTCTCAATCCTGCTATCGACAGTTCTGCTCGGTGGATACTCCGCCGCTGCATGCAGTTCTTCACTGGACCTGTATGGTGCTTTCTTCAAGGCCGGCCATCCCATCAAGGGCGAGACGATCGACGAGGCTGTTACTGGGGCAGACCAAATTGCCAACTTGAATCGCTCTGTCGAGCTAATCAAGCGCTACCCGGACGTCAGGTTCGAGATTGCGGGCCATACGGATCAGTATGAGTGTTCCGGGCAAGAGTGCCGCTATCTCGCCCAACGTCGAGCGCTTCTCCTATACAGGTTCCTGCTAGCCGCTGGCGTAGATCCGCTTTGTGTCATTGCTCTAACCGAGTACGGGACCACTCGCCCGATCGCTGGCAAACGGGAGGAGAACTCGCTCAATCAGCGCGCCGAGCTAAACGTTGACATTGAGCCGTAA
- a CDS encoding DUF4272 domain-containing protein, with amino-acid sequence MHSRSLASVLMLLALSSCAQETPPIEDRKEKIKVMESNATGASLERRTRSVARLKSEGVPFIEHLPAIEDVRDVKRRTKEEIAWRAMALLVVAVKGEGLEQPIVDKIVKDYGLDGHLTPNEAAFVQQQSPNTHDRIQFAWRYEAAWTLLWSLGYVEALGKPTEICDVPRAVKFLHERTSSQFISDSKLRTIEEILDEADLIYRYHWAVVDARINGKQAPASLEPGVTMERHHALNWLIGYMDQEWDDISTDT; translated from the coding sequence ATGCACTCTCGCTCTCTTGCCTCAGTTCTGATGCTTCTCGCGCTGTCTTCCTGTGCGCAAGAGACACCCCCTATCGAAGATCGGAAGGAAAAGATCAAGGTCATGGAATCCAACGCAACAGGGGCATCGCTCGAGCGGAGAACACGTTCAGTCGCCCGACTCAAATCGGAAGGGGTGCCATTCATTGAACATCTTCCGGCAATTGAGGATGTCCGTGATGTCAAACGCAGGACCAAAGAGGAAATTGCGTGGCGAGCAATGGCCCTACTAGTCGTGGCCGTTAAAGGTGAAGGCCTAGAGCAGCCTATTGTCGACAAGATCGTCAAAGACTATGGTCTCGATGGACACTTAACGCCCAACGAGGCGGCCTTCGTTCAGCAGCAATCTCCTAATACCCATGACCGAATCCAGTTTGCTTGGCGGTATGAGGCTGCATGGACTCTGCTGTGGTCGCTTGGCTACGTCGAGGCCTTGGGGAAGCCCACCGAAATCTGCGACGTCCCACGCGCTGTGAAGTTCCTACACGAACGCACTTCCTCACAGTTTATTTCTGATTCCAAGCTACGGACCATAGAAGAGATCCTGGATGAGGCGGATCTAATCTATCGCTATCACTGGGCGGTAGTTGATGCCAGGATAAACGGCAAGCAAGCCCCAGCATCTCTAGAGCCGGGAGTAACCATGGAGAGGCACCATGCCCTCAACTGGCTCATTGGATATATGGATCAAGAGTGGGATGACATCTCGACAGACACCTAA
- a CDS encoding transglycosylase domain-containing protein: MFKIAHYLGKGIALLLLAMLLALIAYDVLAVRPHLARIRDLLAQANPEDASPPEAIRRLIDANVDSPSSQAARLMTSRVSSDLTQGESQIREALWRMLLPMHFDKSQMYGIYCSLSYNGVDHGLSNFANREFGKPLGQLSAMQAATTVAVTHAPTLYLRDRNRLAQRARTLLVRSQKPR; the protein is encoded by the coding sequence ATGTTCAAGATCGCCCACTATCTTGGAAAAGGGATAGCGCTCCTTCTCTTGGCAATGCTCCTGGCATTGATCGCCTACGATGTGCTCGCCGTCCGCCCACATCTGGCTCGGATTCGCGATCTGCTCGCCCAAGCCAATCCAGAAGATGCTTCTCCTCCCGAAGCGATCCGCAGGCTGATCGACGCGAATGTGGACTCGCCTTCTTCGCAGGCGGCCCGCCTGATGACATCCCGCGTTTCATCGGATCTGACGCAAGGGGAATCGCAGATACGCGAAGCGCTTTGGCGCATGCTATTGCCGATGCATTTCGACAAGTCGCAAATGTACGGTATCTACTGCAGCCTTTCTTACAATGGCGTGGATCACGGGCTGAGCAACTTTGCCAATCGAGAGTTCGGCAAGCCACTTGGCCAACTCTCAGCGATGCAGGCGGCGACCACCGTTGCAGTCACCCATGCCCCTACACTCTACTTGAGAGACCGCAACAGGCTGGCCCAGCGCGCTCGGACACTACTGGTGAGGTCCCAGAAGCCGCGTTAG
- a CDS encoding DUF1161 domain-containing protein, which produces MKQAIALLLLAFASSSAFAAGRSCEELKAELTAKLDAHGVKDYTLEIVDNADIKADRKVIGSCAAGSRKIVYSKNKPST; this is translated from the coding sequence ATGAAACAGGCCATCGCGCTTCTGCTGCTCGCCTTCGCCTCCTCGTCCGCTTTCGCGGCCGGCAGATCATGCGAGGAGTTGAAGGCCGAGCTCACCGCGAAACTCGATGCCCACGGGGTCAAGGACTACACGCTGGAGATCGTCGACAACGCCGATATCAAGGCGGACCGCAAGGTCATTGGCAGTTGCGCGGCGGGGAGCAGGAAGATCGTCTACAGCAAGAACAAGCCGTCGACGTAA
- a CDS encoding cyclic-phosphate processing receiver domain-containing protein produces MRVFLDDERDTPDGWTRAYWPDDVIALLQTGEVEELSLDHDLGDDARGTGYDVVLWIEEAVALRSFVPPRIHVHSANTSAGDKMRRGIEAIKRMAAERRHVAPSRCD; encoded by the coding sequence ATGCGTGTATTTCTGGACGACGAGCGAGACACACCCGATGGATGGACAAGGGCTTATTGGCCGGATGACGTCATCGCGCTGCTCCAGACCGGGGAGGTAGAGGAACTCAGCCTGGACCACGATCTCGGTGACGATGCGCGCGGTACAGGCTACGACGTGGTGCTCTGGATCGAGGAGGCGGTCGCGCTTCGGTCCTTCGTCCCGCCGAGGATACACGTCCATTCTGCAAACACTTCGGCGGGGGATAAGATGCGTCGTGGCATCGAGGCGATCAAGCGGATGGCGGCGGAGCGTAGGCACGTGGCTCCATCGCGATGCGACTGA
- a CDS encoding DUF2695 domain-containing protein, translating into MTKNPEAQRRKALRKAAEHEQRLHEEATLPLPKETLWALFDYLNEALADGCDHSLRLTTQFLASRDVAPEPVIPWLGTYGGFCDCEVLFNVEERWGKE; encoded by the coding sequence ATGACAAAGAATCCGGAAGCCCAACGTCGCAAAGCCCTCCGCAAGGCGGCAGAGCATGAGCAGCGTCTGCATGAAGAAGCCACTCTTCCCCTCCCCAAGGAAACGCTCTGGGCCTTGTTCGATTACTTGAATGAAGCGCTCGCCGATGGCTGCGATCACTCCTTGCGGCTGACCACGCAGTTTCTCGCATCCCGCGATGTCGCTCCGGAGCCGGTCATCCCCTGGCTTGGTACGTACGGCGGCTTCTGCGATTGCGAAGTGCTTTTCAATGTCGAGGAGCGCTGGGGCAAGGAGTGA